Proteins co-encoded in one Desulfurellaceae bacterium genomic window:
- a CDS encoding nuclear transport factor 2 family protein, whose product MPRSPAEQHMEDAARTYFANVTKGDVERILALFADDAQLINPMTGEEGIRGKAALRSFYQKLVSSLVDYHAGPTDIVIEGNKLVAPLRLVGKTPDGTPLEMNNLNFWTFDESGKFKILRIYMDTHPYRQALSQALGGSK is encoded by the coding sequence ATGCCACGCAGTCCAGCTGAGCAGCACATGGAAGACGCCGCCCGTACCTATTTCGCGAATGTGACCAAGGGCGATGTCGAGAGAATTCTGGCCTTATTCGCCGACGATGCGCAACTGATCAACCCGATGACCGGCGAAGAGGGCATTCGGGGCAAGGCGGCATTGCGGTCTTTTTATCAGAAGCTTGTTTCAAGTCTGGTAGATTACCACGCCGGTCCGACCGATATCGTGATTGAGGGCAACAAGCTTGTCGCGCCCCTGCGCCTGGTCGGCAAGACCCCGGACGGCACCCCGCTTGAGATGAACAACCTCAATTTCTGGACCTTCGATGAGAGCGGCAAGTTCAAAATCCTGCGGATCTACATGGACACCCATCCCTACCGCCAAGCCCTGAGCCAGGCTTTGGGCGGGAGCAAATAG